TCGTCGTTTAGCAGTAACACCTGATACATGGGTGGGGGCGCCAATTTTGCCTTTTGCGCTTCAGTGACAATGCCTGACTGCTGAGCCATACCAAACCTGCTTAAGAAAGTCTTTATATTGATACTTTATACGATATTTCAAGTGGTGTTGTTTATGAACCCCAGAATTATCGGTAATTTCCACTATTGACTCACATAATTTTAATCCGCATCATTTATTTATACTGAAAAATAGTATCCACAAAGCTGTTTCAGTATCTTTTCGGCATATGGCGCGTCACCGGTCATTTGCCATGGGTTGGTAAAATCTTGAGCAGAGGCTGTAAGAATGTCAGAAACAACAGAAACATCAGTCCCGGAAGAAGGCGGTAACAAACAGACCGGGACCGTGAAATGGTTTAACGACGCCAAAGGATTCGGTTTCATTACACCCGATGGCGGCGGCGAAGACCTTTTTGCCCACTTTTCTTCCATCCAAATGAATGGATTCAAAACACTCAAAGAAGGTCAGCGCGTTACTTTCGAGATTGCACAAGGTCCAAAAGGGCAACAGGCACTTAATATAATGGCAGCATAGCCTGTATAATTACAGACTATGTCCATATCCCTGCCCGCATCAAGGTTCTTGCGGTTAGCGCTTATTGCGGGCTGCACCATCCTGGCAGGCCTATTGCTGGCCCCACGGATTGCTGTAGCCCGCGTTTCTGTTTCCGGGTCGTCTGTTTCCGGCACCTCCTCCGCAAATATCTCATTGCAGATCAACAACAACAAGATCACCGCTGAAGTGGCCGATACCGAGCCGTTGCGTGCCAAAGGGCTGATGCATCGCAAAACGCTGGCACGTGATCACGGGATGCTTTTTGTGTTTGTTGACGATCAGCCCCGCTGTTTCTGGATGAAAAACACCCTGATCCCCCTTTCCATCGCCTTCCTGGACAGGCACGGCACCATTGTCGCCATAGACGAAATGCAGCCGCATAGCGAAGTGCCGCATTGCTCCGGCGCAGATGCCCGCTACGCATTGGAGATGAACCGTGACTGGTTTCGTAGCCACCGCATCCGCGTCGGTGATAATATCAAGGCTGTCATACCGGACACCCTGCCCGCTGCAAAAGATGGCGTGCCGGCAACACTACAGTAAAGGTTATATATGAAAGGAATCAGGATCGCCCTGCTGGGAAGCTGCATAAGCTTGCTGGCTGGCTGCGCAGGCATAACCCTGCCCGAATATCAAAAACCGGCTATTGAACGAAATTCCGATGTTCAACCCAAACAACTGGCCAATTGCATTATCAACGGCTGGAAAGGCCCCTATCCAGCGGCCCACTTGACAGAGTCCGATGCCGACTATTATTTTGGCGGCATTCCAGGACCGAATGACCCAAAAGCAAAAATCAGCGTTACGCCACGCTCTCTTGATTCCAATGCCGGGTCGCGCGTGACCCTGCGAGTGGCTCCCGATACATCTGCAGATATCGTCACGATTGTCGAGCAATGCATGCGTTGATGCGCAATGCGCCGCAGCCCAAAAAAAACCGCCAGGCATACACTGCACTGGCGGTTTTTTCATGCGGGGATAAATCCCTGCCTGGCGTTATCAACCCAGATT
Above is a window of Advenella kashmirensis WT001 DNA encoding:
- a CDS encoding cold-shock protein, which produces MSETTETSVPEEGGNKQTGTVKWFNDAKGFGFITPDGGGEDLFAHFSSIQMNGFKTLKEGQRVTFEIAQGPKGQQALNIMAA
- a CDS encoding DUF192 domain-containing protein gives rise to the protein MQINNNKITAEVADTEPLRAKGLMHRKTLARDHGMLFVFVDDQPRCFWMKNTLIPLSIAFLDRHGTIVAIDEMQPHSEVPHCSGADARYALEMNRDWFRSHRIRVGDNIKAVIPDTLPAAKDGVPATLQ